In Streptomyces sp. TLI_146, the genomic stretch TGCGCATGCCCGACCGCGAGGTCAAACTCGGCGACGGCTCCACCACCCGGGTCTCCCAGCTGCTGCACCCGGCGCGCGGCGTCCTCGTCGTCGCGGACGGCAGCACCGAGGCGGCCCGGCTCGCCGCCGGCTGGTCCGACCGCATCGACATCGTCACCGACGCGAACTGGTCGGACCGGGTGGACATCGTCCCGGACGGCTGGGTTCCGGCGGACACTGCCGAGGGGACGACGCCGGACGCCGTCCTCATCCGTCCCGACGGGCACGTCGCCTGGGTCTCCCCGGACGGCGGCGAACTGCTCGACGCGCTCGTGCGCTGGTTCGGCTCGCCGCGCTGACCCACGGCCCGCCCGTCCCGTCCGACCCGCAGGAGGTCCCGTGATCGAATTCGTGGAGGCCGACGAGACCACTCCTTATGTACGGCAGCTCCAGGAGCGGACCGGCCCGGTCGTGCTCGTCAACACCTTCACCGTCCCGGAGGGCAAGGCCGAGGAGTTCCTGGCGCTCTGGCGCGAGGACGCCGCATACTTCACGCGGCAGCCCGGCTTCGTCTCCACGCAGATGCACCGGGGCATCGCCGGCAGCCGGATCCTGGTGAACGTCGCGGTCTGGCAGTCCGCCGCCCATCTGGCGGCCGCGCACAACAACCCCGACTTCCACCCGGGTGGTGAGGGCTACCCGGAGGGGTGCACGGTCTCGCCCCATCTGTACGAGAAAGTCGCGGTCGACGGTATCTGCGCCGCCTGACCCTTCGCAGGCCCGGGGCCCGTCACGCCGGTGTGACAGGTTCCGGGTCTGTTCTCGGCCAATAAACCGGCCAACTTCACGCCAGTGGGGTGAAGTTGGTCCACCGCCTCGCGCCGGAAGTGCGACCGGCGGTTACCCCGGCGGTGGGCGACGGCCCGGGGAGCATCACGAGTGCGAACCCGATCAACCGGGCGGAATGTGTGATTCCGGCAGCTCCTCTGACGTTGCCGAACGTCCGGCCCCCCTCGGTGGGCCGATCCCCATGACTGTTCACCTTCGACGGTACAGAAGGTTGTCCGCGCTTGACGGAACCTGAACTTCCGCTCTGACGGCCCGACGTTTGCCCTCGTACAGCAGTGCGGTACGCACCGCTCCGGGGGCCCTTAGGGCTGCCCTGCGGGCGGCTCGCGCGCGCGTGAACACCCTTGTCCTGTACGGGAATCCGGGCCTCGCGAACCGGCTCCAGGGTGGTTGACAAGGCTTCTCCGGTCGCCTTTCATTTCGCACACCGGAAGTGGATTCCGGTTCCGATTCATTGCGAGGGGGCGCAAAGTGAGTCTGGCCGAGCAATCGATTGACGATCAGTTACTGAAGATCCACGCGGCGGACCTCGACGAGGTCGTGACCTCCATGGTCTGGATCGAGTCGCATCCCGCCGGTGAAGTACGCATCGACTCCCTGGTCTTCGAGGACTCGCCCCGTCTCGGCGGCGCGGACGAGGACCACGTCCGCGTGCTCGCCGAGGCCGGCGACTCGCTGCCGCCGATCACCGTCCACCGTTCGTCGATGCGCGTCATCGACGGCACCCACCGGGTGCGCGCCGCGCTCCTCAACGGCCGCACCACCATCCAGGCCCGGATGGTCGACTGCGACGAGGGCGCCGCATACGTCCTCGCGGTCAAGGCCAACGTCACCCACGGTCTGCCGCTGTCGCGGTCCGACCGCTCGGTGGCCGCCGCGCGCATCATCATGACCCATCCGCAGTGGTCGGACCGGGCGGTCGCGGCCGCCGTCGGCCTCTCCGACAAGACCATTTCCCGGATCCGGTCCCGCTCCTCGGCGGACGCTCCGCAGTCGAACGCGCGCCTGGGCCGCGACGGCCGCCTGCGCCCGCTGGACAGCGGATACCGCCGCCAGCAGGCCGCCGCGATGATCCAGGAGCGGCCCAACGCGGGGCTGCGGGAGGTGGCCCGGGCGACCGGCCTCTCCCCGGCCACCGTGCGCGACGTGCGCCAGCGCATCGACCGGGGCGAGGACCCCGTGCCGGGCCGCTACCGCACGGCCGCGGGCCAGAGTCCGGCGCCGGGCACCCCCGTGGTGCCCCGCCAGACGCAGCGCGCGGTGAGCGCCCGCAGCGAGCGCCGGGAGGTGTCGGTCGACCGGCAGAAGCTGCTGGCCAAGCTGAGCGAGGACCCCTCGCTGCGGCTCAACGAGGCGGGCCGGCGCACCCTGCGCTGGCTCCACCACTACACGGTGGACGGCGAGGGCATGGAGAGCCTGGGCCGCGGTCTGCCCGGTCACTGGGCGCCCGAGGTCGCCGACCTTGCGCGCAGCTGCGCGGCCGCCTGGCAGACCCTTGCCGAGCAGCTCCAGCAGCGGGCCGAGTGAACCGGCCGGGCGCCGGCCGTGACAGCGCCGGTGAGCGCTGACCACCGCGCACAAGTGAAGAGCGAGAAGGCAGGAGTGCTGGTCGCGGGCCCGACGCCCGCGCCAGCACTCCGCCCGTTCACCCGTGCAACTGCGGCACACCCGCATCCGTCCACCGACCGGCGGATCATCGATACGTTCGAACAGCTGCCCAACCAGCCGCCACTTCCGTCAGGTTGGAAAGGCTTCAACGCGCTGACGTAACCAGGAGGCTGTCCGTGTCCCCTTACGCAGATACCAGCGACCACGGCCCCCGGACGGGGGTCTGGTTCATCGGAGCCCGCGGCTCCGTAGCTACCACGGCGGTCGCCGGATGCGCCGCCGTCACCGCCGGGCTCCAGCCCGCCACCGGCATGGTCACCGAGACCCCCGACTTCGCCGGCAGCGGCCTTCCCGACCTGTCGACCTTCGTCTTCGGCGGCCACGACGTGGCCAGCAGCCCGCTGCCCAAGCGGGCCGAGGAACTCGCCGCCGGGGGCGTGCTCCCGCACGGCCTGCCCGCCGCCGTGCGCGCCGAACTCGCCGCCGCCGACGAGGAGATACGCATGGGCGGCCCGCTGCCCGGCGACACCCGCGACGACGAGGAGCTGATCGCCGCCTTCGCGGCCGACATCACCGGCTTCGCCCGCCGTACCGGAGTCGCCCGCACCGTCGTCGTCAACGTCTCCTCGACCGAGCCAGCGCCCACCGCGGGCGACACCCGGCTGCCCGCCTCCTCGCTGTACGCGGCGGCCGCGCTGCGCGCCGGGTGCGCGTACGTCAACTTCACCCCGTCGACCGGCCTGCGCCACCCGGACCTGGAGGCCGCCGCCGACGCGGCCGGCGTCCCGTACGCGGGCCGCGACGGCAAGACCGGCCAGACCCTGCTGCGCGCGGTGCTCGCCCCGATGTTCCGCCAGCGCGCCCTGGCCGTACGGGCGTGGTCCGGCAGCAATCTGCTCGGCGGCGGGGACGGGGCGTCGCTCGCCGACCCGGCCGCCGCGGCGGCCAAGAACGCGGGCAAGAACCGCGTGCTGGAGGACACCCTCGGCACGCTGCCCGAGGGCGAGGTGCACATCGACGACGTACCGGCGCTCGGCGACTGGAAGACCGCCTGGGACCACATCGTCTTCGAGGGCTTCCTCGGCTCGCGGATGGTGCTCCAGACCATCTGGCAGGGCTGCGACTCGGCGCTCGCCGCGCCGCTCGTCCTCGACCTGGCCCGGCTCACCGCCCGCGCCCACGAGGCCGGGCTGACCGGCCCGCGCCCGGAGCTGGGCTTCTACTTCAAGGACCCGGACGGCGGCTCCTCGGCGCTGGCCGAGCAGTACGGGGTGCTGCTGTCGTTCGCCGAGCGGCTGCGGGAGGCCCGGTGAAGCCGGTCCTGCGCGACTGGGCCGAACTCCTGCGCGTCTCGGCCCTGTTCACCGTTCCCGGCGACGCCCTCGCGGGGGCGGCGGCCGCCGGGCTGCGCCCCAACCGGCGCACCGCGCTCGCCGTGGGCTCCTCCCTCTGCCTGTACGAGGCGGGGATGGCCCTGAACGACTGGGCGGACCGCGAGGAGGACGCCGTGGACCGCCCGCACCGACCGATCCCGTCCGGCCGGGTCAAGCCGGCCGCGGCCCTGGCGGCGGCGGCCGCCCTCACCGGCGCGGGCCTGGCGCTCGCCTACCGCGCGGGCCGCCCGGCGGGTCTGGTGGCGACGGCGCTCGCGGGCACGGTGTGGGCGTACGACCTGCGCCTGAAGCACACGGCGGCGGGCCCGGCGGCGATGGCCGCGGCCCGCTCCCTGGACCTCCTCCTGGGCGCGACGGCCACGACCGGCAGGGTGACCAAGCACCCCCTGCTGCCGGCGACGGCCCTGGGCGCGCACACGTACGCGGTGACGACGGTGTCGCGGAACGAGACGCAGGGGGGCGCGGCGGGCGCACCACTGGCCGCGCTGGGGCTGACCACCGCGCTGGGTGCCCTCGCCGGTCGTCCCGACCAGTCGGGGCCGGGCGGTCGGCGGGGAGGCGCGGGTGGGCACAACGCGACCGCGGCCCGCAGCCGGGTCCTGGGCGGAGCCGCGGTCGCGCCACGTGACCTGGCGCGAGCGGCCCTCGCCGCCGTCTACGTGGGCACCGCCGCCAAGCCCTACTTCCACGCCACCCTCAACCCGTCGCCGCAGCTCACCCAACGCGCGGTCGGCGGCGGCATCAAGGCCATGATCCCGCTCCAGGCGGCGCTCGCGGCGAGGGCCGGATCCCTGCGTACCGCCGTCGCCCTGACCGGCCTGATCCCCGTGGCCCGCAAGCTCGCACGAAAGGTCAGCCCCACATGAGCCTCCGCCTCGGCTACGGCACCAACGGCCTCACCGACCTCCGCCTCGACGACGCCCTGGGGCTCCTCGCGGACCTCGGCTACGAGGGCGTCGGGCTGACCCTCGACCACATGCACCTCGACCCGCTCGCCCCCGAACTCCCCGCCCGCACCCGCCGCGTGGCCCGGCGGCTCGGCGAGCTCGGCCTCGGCGTGACCGTGGAGACCGGCGCCCGGTACGTACTGGACCCGAGGCGCAAGCACGGCCCGTCCCTCCTCGACCCGGACCCCGACGCCCGCGCCCGCCGCACCGGCCTGCTCGTCACGGCCGTCCGCGTCGCCGCCGACCTCGGCGCGCACGCCGTGCACTGCTTCAGCGGCATCACGCCCGAGGGCACCGACGAGGACACCGCCTGGAAGCTGCTGGGGGAGGCCCTCGCCCCGGTCCTGGACGCGGCCGCGGACGCCGGTGTTCCGCTCGCGATCGAGCCCGAGCCCGGCCATCTCCTCGCCACCCTCGCCGACTTCCACCGGCTGCGCGAGCAGCTGGGCGACCCGGAACCGCTCGGGCTGACCCTCGACATCGGCCACTGCCAGTGCCTGGAGCCGCAGTCGCCCGCGGAGTGCGTACGCGCCGCCGCGCCCTGGCTGCGGCACGTCCAGATCGAGGACATGCGGCGCGGGGTGCACGAGCATCTGCCGTTCGGGGACGGCGAGATCGACTTCCCGCCCGTCCTGGAGGCGCTGGCCGCCACCGGATATGACGGTCTGACCGTCGTCGAGCTGCCCCGCCACTCCCACGCGGGCCCCGAACAGGCCCGCCGTTCCCTGGAGTTCCTGCGCCCGCTGACCGCCGGTGCCGCCCCGGCCCTGAAGGGAGCCTAACCGTGATATCTCGTGCGGAACTCGACGCCCGCTTGGGCGGCGCCGCCCGTGCCTGGCTCGACGAGGCGCTCGCCGAGGCGGCGCACACCGCCGCCCGCCCGGTCACCGGATACGGCACCCCGCCCTGGGAGCTGCGCTTCGCCTCGGCCGGGCGCCACCTCGGCGCCGACGCCGTGGACGACGCCCGCGTCCTGCTGCTGCGCACCGCCCGCGTGGACGCGGCCACCGCGACCCGGATCTACCAGCAGGGCACCGCCGCCGAGCGCCGCGCCGTCCTGCTCGCGCTGCCGGACCTCGGCCTCGACGCGGCGGCCGGGGTGCCGCTGGTCGAGGACGCGCTGCGGGCCAACGACACCCGCCTGGTGGCGGCGGCCGTCGGCCCCTACGCCGCGGCCCACCTGGACCCGCACGCCTGGCGGCACGCCGTACTGAAGTGCCTGTTCACCGGCGTGCCCGTGGACGCCGTCGCCTCCTTGCGGGAGCGCGCCCACGGCGACGGCGAACTCGCCCGGATGCTCGGCGACTACGCGAAGGAACGTACCGCCGCCGCCCGCCCCGTCCCCGACGACCTGCACCGCGTACTGGCCCTCACCGGGGCCGAGGAGTCCTGACCATGCGCATCTTCGACCCGCACATCCATATGACGTCCCGCACCACCGACGACTACGAGGCCATGTACGCGGCGGGCGTGCGCGCGGTCGTCGAGCCCGCGTTCTGGCTGGGCCAGCCCCGTACCTCGCCCGCGAGCTTCTTCGACTACTTCGACGCGCTCCTTGGCTGGGAGCCGTTCCGGGCCGCGCAGTACGGCATAGCCCACCACTGCACGATCGCCCTCAACCCCAAGGAGGCGAACGACCCGCGCTGCACGCCCGTCCTCGACGAGCTGCCGCGCTATCTGGTCAAGGACGGCGTGGTGGCGGTCGGCGAGATCGGGTACGACTCGATGACGCCCGCCGAGGACCACGCGCTCGCCGTCCAGCTCCAGCTCGCCGCCGAGCACGGCCTGCCCGCGATGGTGCACACCCCGCACCGCGACAAGCTCACCGGTCTGCGCCGCACGATCGACGTCGTACGGGAGTCGGCGCTCGCCACCGACCGGGTGCTGCTCGACCACCTCAACGAGACGACGGTGCGCGAGGCCAAGGACAGCGGCGCCTGGCTCGGCTTCTCGGTCTATCCGGACACCAAAATGGACGAGGACCGGATGGTCGCCATTCTGGACGAGTACGGTCCGGAGAAGGTGCTGGTCAACTCGGCCGCGGACTGGGGCAAGAGCGATCCGCTGAAGACCCGCAAGGTCGCCGACGCCATGCTGAAGGCCGGGTTCGACGAGGACGCGGTGGATCTGGTGCTGTGGCGCAACCCGGTCGCCTTCTACGGGCTGAGCGGCCGTCTCGACCTGGACCTGACCGCGCCCGAGGCGCTGCACGAGGGCAACTCCATCCTGCGCGGCGGCGAGTGAGCCCATGCGACTGCGCCACTTCGACGGCTCCACGGTCCACCTCGCGTACTGCACCAACGTCCACCCCGCCGAGACCCTCGACGGCGTCCTAGCCCAGCTGCGCGACCACTGCGAGCCGGTGCGCGAGCGCCTGGGCACCGACCGGCTCGGCATCGGCCTGTGGCTGGCCAGGGGAGCGGCCGAGGAGCTGAGCGCCGATCCGGCCGCGCTGCGCGGGCTGCGCGCCGAGCTCGACGGACGCGGCCTGGAGGTCGTCACCCTCAACGGCTTCCCGTACGAGGGATTCGGCGCCGAGGAGGTCAAGTACCGCGTCTACAAGCCGGACTGGACCGATCCGGAACGCCTGGAGCACACCGCCGACCTGGCCCGGCTGCTCGCCGCGCTGCTCCCCGACGACGTCACCGAGGGCACCATCTCCACCCTGCCGCTCGCCTGGCGCACCGGCTTCGACGCGGCGGCGCGCCAGGCGGCGCACTCCGCACTGCGCACGCTGGCGGGGCGCCTGGACGCACTGGAGGAGGAGACCGGCAAGTCGATCCGGATCGGCCTGGAGCCGGAGCCCGGCTGCACGGTCGAGACCACCGCCGACGCCATCGCCCCGCTCACCGCGATCGGCTCGCCGCGCATCGGCATCTGCGTCGACACCTGCCATCTGGCCACCTCCTTCGAGGACCCGGCGCAGGCGCTCGACGCGCTGCACGCCGCCGGGGTCGCGATCCCCAAGGTCCAGCTGTCGGCCGCGCTGCACGCCGAGCGGCCGGACCGGCCCGAAGTCCGCGCCGCGCTCGCCGAGTTCGCCGAGCCGCGCTTCCTGCACCAGACCCGCACCAGGAACGGCGCCGGGCTCCTGGGCACCGACGACCTCGGCGAGGCCCTGGCCCAGGGGGCCCTGCCGGACACCGCGCCCTGGCGCGCGCACTTCCACGTACCGCTGCACGCGCGGCCCGCGGCGCCGCTGACCTCCACGCTGCCCGTGCTGCGCGAGGCCCTGGCGGGCCTGGTCGGCGGCCCGGTCGCGCACACCCGCCATCTGGAGGTCGAGACGTACACCTGGCAGGCCCTGCCCGCCGAGCTGCGCCCGCGCGACCGGGACCAGCTCGCCGACGGCATCGCCGCCGAACTCACCCTCGCCCGGGACCTGTTGACCGACCTCGGCCTCAAGGAACTGCCATGACCGACGCCCCCACCCCGCTCCTCGTCCTGGACGTCGTCGGGCTGACCCCGAAGCTCCTGGAGCACATGCCGCGCCTGAAGGCGCTCGCGGGCTCCGGCTCCAAGGCGCGGCTCGGCACGGTGCTCCCGGCCGTGACCTGCGCGGCCCAGTCGACGTTCCTGACCGGCACGCTCCCCGCCGAGCACGGCATCGTGGGCAACGGCTGGTACTTCCGCGACCTCGGCGACGTCCTCCTGTGGCGCCAGCACAACGGCCTGGTCGAGGGCGACAAGCTGTGGGACGCGGCCCGCCGCGCCCACCCGGGCTACACCGTCGCGAACATCTGCTGGTGGTACGCGATGGGCGCGGACACCGACATCACGGTCACCCCGCGTCCCGTCTACTACGCCGACGGCCGCAAGGAGCCCGACTGCTACACCCGGCCGCCGGCGCTCCACGACGAACTCCACGACAAGTTCGGCACGTTCCCCCTCTTCAACTTCTGGGGACCCGGCGCCGACATCGTCTCCTCCCAGTGGATCGTCGACGCCACCCGCCACATCCTGGCGACCCGCGCCCCCGACCTGGCGCTGTGCTATCTGCCGCACCTGGACTACGACTTGCAGCGGTTCGGGCCCGACGACCCGCGCTCCTACCGGGCGGCCGCCGACCTCGACGCGGCCATGGGGCCGCTGCTCGACGACGCTCAGGCGGCGGGCCGCACGGTCGTGGCCCTGTCGGAGTACGGCATCACGCGCGTCAGCCGGCCCGTGGACATCAACCGCGCCCTGCGCCGCGCCGGACTGCTGGAAGTCCACACCCAGGACGGCATGGAGTACCTGGACCCGATGGCGTCCCGCGCCTTCGCGGTGGCCGACCACCAGCTCGCGCACATCTATGTGCGCAGGCCCGAGGACCTGGACGCCACCCGCGCGGCCCTCGCGGACGTGGCGGGCATCGACCAGCTCCTCGACGACGAGGGCAAGAAGAGCTTCGGCCTCGACCACCCGCGCGCGGGCGAACTGGTCGCGGTCGCGGAGTCGGACGCCTGGTTCACGTACTACTACTGGCTCGACGACGACCGCGCCCCCGACTTCGCCCAGCTCGTCGAGATCCACCGCAAGCCCGGCTACGACCCGGTCGAGCTGTTCATGGACCCGCTCGACCCGTATGTGAAGGTCAAGGCCGCGAAGGCGCTGGCGCGCAAGAAGCTGGGGATGCGCTACCGGATGGCGGTCGTGCCGCTCGACCCGTCGCCGGTGCGGGGCAGCCACGGACGGCTCCCCGACGACCCGCGGGACGGGCCGCTGCTGCTGTGCTCGGATCCGGACGCGGTGGGCGACGCGGTGGAGGCCACCGAGGTGAAGGGGCTGCTGCTGAGGCTGGCGGGGCTGGAGTAGTCCGCCGCCGTACTTGGTGTACGAGGAAGCTCCTGGCGGAACGATCCGCCAGGAGCTTCCTCGTACGTACGTGAGGCGAGGCCGGATCAGACCGGGCGCGCCTCGACGATGGAGACGCCCGCGGCGGTCTGCACGATGCGGTCCAGCTCGAAGCCGGTGGCGCGCAGGATCTCCGAGTACTGGCGGGCGGTGCGCTCCTTGCCGCCGACCAGGATCATCAGCCACAGGTCGACCAGCTTGGCGGGGTGCGCCGCGTTGCCCTCCGGAGGCACGAATTCCATGACGAGGAGACGGCCGTCGGGGCTGATTGCCTCACGGGCGTTCTTGAGGATCTCCAGCGCCTTCGGCTCCGGCCATTCATGCAGAATGTGCTTCAGCAGATAGGCGTCCGCACCGGCCGGCAGCGGACCGAAGAGATCGCCCTTGTCGATCTCGACCCGGTCGACCACGCCCTCTTCGGTGAGAAACGCGTCGGCGCCGAGCTCGTCCGCCCGGGAATCGAAGAGGATGCCCTTCGACGAGGGCGTCTTCTTGAGGATCGCGGACAGCAGACCGCCGCGGCCGCCGAAGACGTCGACGAGCGTCTTGTACTTGGAGAAGTCGTACGCGGCGAGAATGGGCTCGGTCTCCATATTCGAGAGCGTGCCCATACCGTTGAGGAAGATCTCGGCGAATTCCGGGTTCTGGCCCAGGTACTCGTACGCGTGCATGCCGCGGTTCTTCTCGAGGCTCGGCTGACCGGTGCGCACGGTGTGGATGAGCGCACCCCAGTCCTCCCAGCTCGCGGGGTGACCTGTCAACAGCGCCATGTCGCGCATCGACATCGGCGTGCCGGTGCGCAGCGCGTTCGCCATCGGCGTCAGCTTGAAGCGGCCGTCGCTCTGCTCGCTGAATATCCGGTAGCTGGCGAGGGCGCGCAGCAGCCGGTGGACCGCGTCGGGGTCGGCCTCGATCCGCTTGGCGATCTCCTCCGAGGACAACGGGCCGTCGGCGAGCTGGTCGGCGATCTTCAGCTCGGCCGCCACGTAGATCGCCTGGGACACCCAGGCGCCCTGGGCCAGTTCGAGGACGGCGATCGGCGCGGGCACCAGCAGCTGGGCGAAGCGCTGCACCCGCGCGCGGAACCCTTCGACGATGCGGACGACTCGGGCGGGCGGAATCGGGGGCATGCGTATCCTCCATCGGCGGTTGCGCAGCGGTATCAAGAGTCTCAATTACCGGGATACCGGAAACTATGGGCGTCGCCCGGCAGACTCTAGAGCCGAGCCCGGCGGCGAACAACCACTCAACGCGCGAAATCCCGCCCCTGGTTGGCCGAAATTCGGCGCGAGTTCGGCACCAGTGAATTCCGAGCGCGAATCAAGTGTGCAACTGCGGATGGGGTGCAGTCGGACAGGGCTTACAACTTACCTGTGAATACAGGACGGTTGAGGTAGAAGCGTCTATCGTGGCGCCGGTTGAGTCGGCTCCCAATGACGGGGGCACGCCATGATGAGGGAGAGACATGTCGAGAATACGCAGGTCTTGGAGTGGGGCCTTCGTGGCAGCGGCGGCGGTGGGCACCCTGGCCGTCACGCTGATCCCCGGCCC encodes the following:
- a CDS encoding methyltransferase translates to MPPIPPARVVRIVEGFRARVQRFAQLLVPAPIAVLELAQGAWVSQAIYVAAELKIADQLADGPLSSEEIAKRIEADPDAVHRLLRALASYRIFSEQSDGRFKLTPMANALRTGTPMSMRDMALLTGHPASWEDWGALIHTVRTGQPSLEKNRGMHAYEYLGQNPEFAEIFLNGMGTLSNMETEPILAAYDFSKYKTLVDVFGGRGGLLSAILKKTPSSKGILFDSRADELGADAFLTEEGVVDRVEIDKGDLFGPLPAGADAYLLKHILHEWPEPKALEILKNAREAISPDGRLLVMEFVPPEGNAAHPAKLVDLWLMILVGGKERTARQYSEILRATGFELDRIVQTAAGVSIVEARPV
- a CDS encoding nucleotide pyrophosphatase/phosphodiesterase family protein, which codes for MTDAPTPLLVLDVVGLTPKLLEHMPRLKALAGSGSKARLGTVLPAVTCAAQSTFLTGTLPAEHGIVGNGWYFRDLGDVLLWRQHNGLVEGDKLWDAARRAHPGYTVANICWWYAMGADTDITVTPRPVYYADGRKEPDCYTRPPALHDELHDKFGTFPLFNFWGPGADIVSSQWIVDATRHILATRAPDLALCYLPHLDYDLQRFGPDDPRSYRAAADLDAAMGPLLDDAQAAGRTVVALSEYGITRVSRPVDINRALRRAGLLEVHTQDGMEYLDPMASRAFAVADHQLAHIYVRRPEDLDATRAALADVAGIDQLLDDEGKKSFGLDHPRAGELVAVAESDAWFTYYYWLDDDRAPDFAQLVEIHRKPGYDPVELFMDPLDPYVKVKAAKALARKKLGMRYRMAVVPLDPSPVRGSHGRLPDDPRDGPLLLCSDPDAVGDAVEATEVKGLLLRLAGLE
- a CDS encoding sugar phosphate isomerase/epimerase, whose translation is MSLRLGYGTNGLTDLRLDDALGLLADLGYEGVGLTLDHMHLDPLAPELPARTRRVARRLGELGLGVTVETGARYVLDPRRKHGPSLLDPDPDARARRTGLLVTAVRVAADLGAHAVHCFSGITPEGTDEDTAWKLLGEALAPVLDAAADAGVPLAIEPEPGHLLATLADFHRLREQLGDPEPLGLTLDIGHCQCLEPQSPAECVRAAAPWLRHVQIEDMRRGVHEHLPFGDGEIDFPPVLEALAATGYDGLTVVELPRHSHAGPEQARRSLEFLRPLTAGAAPALKGA
- the eboE gene encoding metabolite traffic protein EboE translates to MRLRHFDGSTVHLAYCTNVHPAETLDGVLAQLRDHCEPVRERLGTDRLGIGLWLARGAAEELSADPAALRGLRAELDGRGLEVVTLNGFPYEGFGAEEVKYRVYKPDWTDPERLEHTADLARLLAALLPDDVTEGTISTLPLAWRTGFDAAARQAAHSALRTLAGRLDALEEETGKSIRIGLEPEPGCTVETTADAIAPLTAIGSPRIGICVDTCHLATSFEDPAQALDALHAAGVAIPKVQLSAALHAERPDRPEVRAALAEFAEPRFLHQTRTRNGAGLLGTDDLGEALAQGALPDTAPWRAHFHVPLHARPAAPLTSTLPVLREALAGLVGGPVAHTRHLEVETYTWQALPAELRPRDRDQLADGIAAELTLARDLLTDLGLKELP
- a CDS encoding ParB/RepB/Spo0J family partition protein, whose amino-acid sequence is MSLAEQSIDDQLLKIHAADLDEVVTSMVWIESHPAGEVRIDSLVFEDSPRLGGADEDHVRVLAEAGDSLPPITVHRSSMRVIDGTHRVRAALLNGRTTIQARMVDCDEGAAYVLAVKANVTHGLPLSRSDRSVAAARIIMTHPQWSDRAVAAAVGLSDKTISRIRSRSSADAPQSNARLGRDGRLRPLDSGYRRQQAAAMIQERPNAGLREVARATGLSPATVRDVRQRIDRGEDPVPGRYRTAAGQSPAPGTPVVPRQTQRAVSARSERREVSVDRQKLLAKLSEDPSLRLNEAGRRTLRWLHHYTVDGEGMESLGRGLPGHWAPEVADLARSCAAAWQTLAEQLQQRAE
- a CDS encoding SCO3242 family prenyltransferase; this encodes MKPVLRDWAELLRVSALFTVPGDALAGAAAAGLRPNRRTALAVGSSLCLYEAGMALNDWADREEDAVDRPHRPIPSGRVKPAAALAAAAALTGAGLALAYRAGRPAGLVATALAGTVWAYDLRLKHTAAGPAAMAAARSLDLLLGATATTGRVTKHPLLPATALGAHTYAVTTVSRNETQGGAAGAPLAALGLTTALGALAGRPDQSGPGGRRGGAGGHNATAARSRVLGGAAVAPRDLARAALAAVYVGTAAKPYFHATLNPSPQLTQRAVGGGIKAMIPLQAALAARAGSLRTAVALTGLIPVARKLARKVSPT
- a CDS encoding inositol-3-phosphate synthase, with product MSVSPYADTSDHGPRTGVWFIGARGSVATTAVAGCAAVTAGLQPATGMVTETPDFAGSGLPDLSTFVFGGHDVASSPLPKRAEELAAGGVLPHGLPAAVRAELAAADEEIRMGGPLPGDTRDDEELIAAFAADITGFARRTGVARTVVVNVSSTEPAPTAGDTRLPASSLYAAAALRAGCAYVNFTPSTGLRHPDLEAAADAAGVPYAGRDGKTGQTLLRAVLAPMFRQRALAVRAWSGSNLLGGGDGASLADPAAAAAKNAGKNRVLEDTLGTLPEGEVHIDDVPALGDWKTAWDHIVFEGFLGSRMVLQTIWQGCDSALAAPLVLDLARLTARAHEAGLTGPRPELGFYFKDPDGGSSALAEQYGVLLSFAERLREAR
- a CDS encoding TatD family hydrolase — translated: MRIFDPHIHMTSRTTDDYEAMYAAGVRAVVEPAFWLGQPRTSPASFFDYFDALLGWEPFRAAQYGIAHHCTIALNPKEANDPRCTPVLDELPRYLVKDGVVAVGEIGYDSMTPAEDHALAVQLQLAAEHGLPAMVHTPHRDKLTGLRRTIDVVRESALATDRVLLDHLNETTVREAKDSGAWLGFSVYPDTKMDEDRMVAILDEYGPEKVLVNSAADWGKSDPLKTRKVADAMLKAGFDEDAVDLVLWRNPVAFYGLSGRLDLDLTAPEALHEGNSILRGGE
- a CDS encoding antibiotic biosynthesis monooxygenase; translation: MIEFVEADETTPYVRQLQERTGPVVLVNTFTVPEGKAEEFLALWREDAAYFTRQPGFVSTQMHRGIAGSRILVNVAVWQSAAHLAAAHNNPDFHPGGEGYPEGCTVSPHLYEKVAVDGICAA
- a CDS encoding EboA domain-containing protein, whose amino-acid sequence is MISRAELDARLGGAARAWLDEALAEAAHTAARPVTGYGTPPWELRFASAGRHLGADAVDDARVLLLRTARVDAATATRIYQQGTAAERRAVLLALPDLGLDAAAGVPLVEDALRANDTRLVAAAVGPYAAAHLDPHAWRHAVLKCLFTGVPVDAVASLRERAHGDGELARMLGDYAKERTAAARPVPDDLHRVLALTGAEES